One genomic window of Arthrobacter sp. KBS0703 includes the following:
- the sufC gene encoding Fe-S cluster assembly ATPase SufC, translated as MSTLEIKDLHVSIDTEQGTKEILKGVSLTIRTGETHAIMGPNGSGKSTLASTIAGHPRYNVTGGTITLDGEDVLAMSVDERARAGLFLAMQYPVEVPGVTMTNFLRTAKTAIDGQAPALRTWTKDVKAAMQQLRIDADFAQRNVNEGFSGGEKKRVEILQLELFKPKFAVLDETDSGLDVDALKIVSEGVNRAHAEGNMGTMLITHYTRILRYIKPEFVHVFVDGQIVEEGGPELADRLEEEGYDRYATGAGAATIAAAAAAAQA; from the coding sequence ATGTCTACTCTTGAGATCAAGGACCTGCACGTTAGCATCGACACCGAGCAGGGCACCAAGGAGATCCTGAAGGGCGTCAGCCTGACCATCCGGACCGGTGAGACCCACGCCATCATGGGCCCCAACGGTTCGGGCAAGTCCACCCTTGCGTCCACCATCGCCGGCCACCCGCGCTACAACGTCACCGGCGGCACCATCACGCTGGACGGCGAAGACGTCCTGGCGATGAGCGTCGACGAGCGTGCTCGCGCCGGCCTCTTCCTGGCCATGCAGTACCCGGTGGAGGTTCCCGGCGTCACAATGACCAACTTCCTGCGGACTGCCAAGACCGCCATCGACGGCCAGGCGCCTGCCCTGCGCACCTGGACCAAGGACGTCAAGGCCGCCATGCAGCAGTTGCGCATCGATGCGGACTTCGCACAGCGCAACGTCAACGAGGGCTTCTCGGGCGGCGAAAAGAAGCGCGTGGAGATCCTGCAGCTCGAGCTCTTCAAGCCCAAGTTCGCCGTGCTTGATGAGACCGACTCCGGCCTGGACGTCGACGCCCTGAAGATCGTCTCGGAAGGCGTCAACCGCGCCCACGCCGAAGGCAACATGGGCACCATGCTCATCACGCACTACACCCGCATCCTGCGCTACATCAAGCCTGAGTTCGTCCACGTTTTCGTTGACGGCCAGATTGTGGAAGAGGGCGGCCCGGAGCTCGCAGACCGCCTCGAAGAAGAAGGCTACGACCGCTACGCCACGGGCGCCGGAGCAGCCACGATCGCTGCCGCTGCCGCCGCAGCACAGGCCTAG
- a CDS encoding neutral zinc metallopeptidase, translating into MSFNDGVELDPSQVEDRRGGGMGRGTKIGGGIGGGIVLLLAALFGINPQLLEGLVGPGQEQPGAGQTTTAEACKTGADADQRLDCRIKGTVNSLNAFWPAYLADYKVKYPRPRTVLFEGGTPTGCGAATSEVGPFYCPADTTAYFDPGFFQELVDRFGSSGGPLAQEYVVAHEFGHHIQNILGDLDKAQQDPQGAESGAVRVELQADCYAGLWTRYATTQKDPKSGLPFLEPLTQKDLNDALSAASAVGDDRIQKAATGRVSPEGWTHGSSAQRQKWFYQGYKTGDINQCDTFSAASL; encoded by the coding sequence ATGAGCTTCAACGACGGGGTCGAGCTGGACCCATCCCAGGTGGAAGACCGGCGCGGCGGCGGAATGGGCCGCGGCACGAAGATCGGCGGCGGCATCGGCGGGGGCATCGTCCTCCTCCTCGCGGCGCTGTTCGGCATCAATCCGCAACTGCTCGAAGGACTGGTCGGTCCGGGGCAGGAACAGCCCGGTGCTGGCCAGACCACCACCGCGGAGGCCTGCAAGACCGGCGCCGACGCTGACCAGCGGCTCGACTGCCGCATCAAGGGCACCGTCAACAGCCTCAATGCGTTCTGGCCCGCTTACCTCGCCGACTACAAGGTCAAGTACCCGCGGCCCAGGACCGTACTCTTCGAAGGCGGTACCCCCACCGGCTGCGGCGCCGCGACGTCGGAGGTCGGCCCGTTCTACTGCCCGGCCGACACCACGGCCTACTTCGACCCCGGCTTCTTCCAGGAACTCGTGGACCGCTTCGGCTCGTCCGGCGGCCCGCTCGCGCAGGAGTATGTGGTTGCCCACGAGTTCGGCCACCACATCCAGAACATCCTTGGTGACCTGGACAAGGCCCAGCAGGATCCACAGGGTGCAGAGTCCGGGGCCGTTCGGGTGGAACTGCAGGCGGACTGCTACGCCGGGCTCTGGACCCGTTACGCCACCACTCAGAAGGATCCCAAGTCCGGTTTGCCCTTCCTCGAGCCGCTGACGCAGAAGGACCTCAACGACGCCCTCTCGGCGGCGTCCGCCGTGGGCGACGACCGGATCCAGAAAGCAGCCACCGGCCGTGTTTCGCCCGAGGGCTGGACCCACGGATCGAGTGCCCAGCGGCAGAAGTGGTTCTACCAGGGCTACAAAACCGGCGACATCAACCAGTGCGATACCTTCAGCGCCGCCAGCCTTTAG
- a CDS encoding energy-coupling factor ABC transporter ATP-binding protein, producing MSTVALSDVEVRVAVDGRPDPKVLLQDVTLSLTEQRIGVIGANGSGKSTLLRLLNGLVAPTGGTVTVNGSDTVRNVRAVRQQVGFVFTDPLSQLVMPTGREDVELSLRRSVRNGPERRRQADAALSRFGLLHLADQSIYELSGGERQLLALAAVLAVEPDVLVLDEPSTLLDLRNRELLRRTLSGLRQQIVMSTHDLELALDMDRVLVVESGRIAYDGGAAAAVAHYRALCANSLEAPGGHSVANRVDPTGGSAR from the coding sequence GTGAGCACAGTCGCCCTCAGCGACGTTGAAGTCCGGGTTGCCGTCGACGGCCGCCCGGACCCCAAGGTCCTGCTCCAGGACGTGACCCTCAGCCTGACCGAGCAGCGGATCGGCGTGATCGGCGCCAACGGTTCCGGCAAGTCCACGCTCCTGCGCCTGCTCAACGGCCTCGTGGCACCGACCGGCGGGACGGTCACTGTCAACGGCTCGGATACCGTCCGGAATGTTCGTGCCGTCCGGCAGCAGGTGGGCTTTGTCTTCACCGACCCGCTGTCCCAGCTGGTCATGCCCACGGGCCGCGAGGACGTTGAACTGTCACTGCGGCGCTCCGTACGGAATGGCCCGGAACGCCGCCGCCAGGCCGACGCCGCACTAAGCCGCTTCGGTCTCCTCCACCTGGCGGACCAGAGCATCTACGAGCTTTCGGGCGGGGAACGGCAGCTCCTTGCCCTGGCCGCGGTGCTGGCAGTGGAACCGGACGTGCTGGTCCTCGATGAACCGTCCACGCTTCTGGACCTCCGGAACCGCGAACTGCTACGCCGCACGCTTTCCGGTCTCCGCCAGCAGATCGTCATGTCAACTCACGACCTTGAGCTTGCCCTCGACATGGACCGCGTCCTGGTTGTCGAGTCCGGCCGGATAGCGTACGACGGCGGTGCTGCCGCCGCCGTGGCGCACTACCGCGCCCTGTGCGCCAACAGCCTTGAGGCTCCCGGCGGACACAGCGTGGCGAACAGGGTTGATCCGACCGGCGGGAGCGCCCGGTGA
- a CDS encoding thiolase family protein has product MSDVHLETPAALPAERQPVIIAALRTPICRANGQVRHLRAHELLAPVVNALLAQTGAAPSEVTDVVIGNAVAGGGNVARLAALEAGLPVSVPGLTVDRQCGSGLDAIVLASRLVAAGGGVYLAGGVESISTAPLRAHRNDDGGPAFFARAQFAPHSLGDPDMGVAAENVAAEFGISRARQDEFALRSHRRAVAAAADGAFSREIVPLAADSGEVAADDGPRARLSEALMGRFPAAFVESGTVTAGNSCFDADGAAAVVVTSLARARELGVRDGLLVVGTDTAGVEPRLLGIGAASAARRLLASQAVAAEDVDLVEFNEAFASQTLACLDRLGIEPERANADGGALALGHAYGASGAVLVTRLLAQARQTPDRNKLALAMISIAGGMGTAALFRYVRL; this is encoded by the coding sequence TTGTCTGACGTGCACCTGGAGACGCCGGCGGCGCTCCCTGCCGAGCGGCAGCCGGTCATCATTGCCGCCCTGCGCACCCCCATCTGCCGGGCCAACGGCCAGGTCAGGCATCTCCGCGCGCATGAGCTTCTCGCCCCCGTGGTCAACGCCCTCCTGGCCCAAACCGGCGCGGCACCGTCAGAAGTGACCGACGTCGTGATCGGCAACGCGGTGGCCGGCGGCGGCAACGTGGCGCGGCTGGCGGCCCTCGAGGCCGGGCTTCCGGTCAGCGTCCCGGGACTCACGGTGGACAGGCAGTGCGGCTCCGGCCTGGACGCCATCGTCCTCGCGTCCCGGCTCGTCGCCGCGGGCGGCGGCGTGTATCTGGCCGGGGGAGTGGAAAGCATCAGCACCGCACCGCTGCGCGCACACCGGAACGACGACGGCGGCCCCGCCTTTTTCGCCCGGGCCCAGTTTGCGCCGCACAGCCTGGGCGACCCGGACATGGGGGTGGCCGCGGAAAACGTGGCGGCCGAGTTCGGCATCAGCCGCGCCCGGCAGGACGAATTCGCCCTCCGGAGCCACCGCCGGGCTGTGGCCGCTGCCGCGGACGGTGCCTTCAGCCGGGAAATTGTCCCGCTTGCTGCTGACTCCGGAGAGGTGGCGGCGGACGACGGCCCCCGTGCCCGGCTCAGCGAGGCCCTGATGGGCAGGTTCCCGGCAGCCTTCGTGGAATCCGGAACGGTCACGGCCGGAAACTCCTGCTTCGACGCAGACGGTGCCGCCGCCGTCGTCGTCACCTCGCTGGCCCGCGCGCGCGAACTCGGCGTTCGGGACGGGCTCCTCGTCGTGGGGACGGACACGGCCGGCGTGGAGCCCCGGCTCCTTGGCATCGGTGCGGCGTCGGCCGCACGGCGCCTGTTGGCCTCGCAAGCCGTGGCGGCGGAGGATGTGGATCTCGTGGAGTTCAACGAGGCATTCGCCTCCCAGACGCTCGCTTGCCTCGACCGGCTCGGCATCGAACCGGAGCGGGCCAACGCCGACGGCGGTGCGCTGGCGCTCGGGCATGCGTACGGGGCCTCGGGCGCCGTCCTCGTGACGAGGCTGCTGGCTCAGGCCCGGCAGACTCCGGACCGGAACAAACTCGCGCTGGCCATGATCAGCATCGCCGGCGGAATGGGCACAGCTGCCCTGTTCCGGTACGTCAGGCTGTAG
- a CDS encoding metal-sulfur cluster assembly factor, which translates to MTEIDAARTGLEDVEEALKDVIDPELGVNIVDLGLLYGLKYSEDDGALLIDMTLTTAACPLTDVLEEQVGKALDGVVDEWRLNWVWMPPWGPERITDDGKDQMRALGFNI; encoded by the coding sequence ATGACAGAAATCGACGCAGCCCGCACAGGGCTGGAGGATGTCGAAGAGGCACTCAAGGACGTCATCGACCCCGAGCTCGGGGTCAACATCGTGGACCTCGGGCTGCTGTACGGCCTGAAGTACTCGGAGGATGACGGCGCCCTGCTCATCGACATGACACTCACCACGGCGGCATGCCCGCTCACCGACGTGCTCGAGGAGCAGGTCGGCAAGGCGCTGGACGGCGTCGTGGACGAGTGGCGCCTGAACTGGGTGTGGATGCCGCCATGGGGCCCGGAACGGATCACCGATGACGGCAAGGACCAGATGCGCGCCCTCGGGTTCAACATCTAA
- a CDS encoding YbaK/EbsC family protein — MTRDAFPGPVANVKQALTALGAEDTVTVFDSKVPTAAAAAAALGCDVAAITNSLVFELDGAPLLILASGAAKVDVRLVASQLGGGKIRRAAPDFVLRHTGQEVGGVAPVGHPEKITTLLDESLKSHELLWAGAGDHNSMFSITYKELLRITAAKELQVR; from the coding sequence ATGACACGTGATGCCTTTCCCGGACCTGTGGCCAACGTGAAGCAGGCCCTCACCGCCCTGGGCGCCGAGGACACCGTGACGGTGTTTGATTCAAAAGTCCCGACGGCGGCCGCCGCGGCCGCCGCGCTCGGCTGCGACGTCGCGGCCATCACCAACAGCCTGGTGTTCGAACTCGACGGCGCTCCCCTGCTGATCCTGGCCAGCGGAGCGGCGAAGGTGGACGTGCGATTGGTGGCCTCGCAGCTGGGCGGCGGCAAGATCCGCCGCGCCGCCCCGGACTTCGTCCTCCGCCACACAGGCCAGGAAGTAGGAGGCGTGGCCCCGGTAGGCCACCCGGAGAAAATCACGACACTCCTGGACGAATCCCTCAAAAGCCACGAACTCCTCTGGGCAGGAGCCGGAGACCACAACTCAATGTTCTCCATCACCTACAAAGAGTTGCTAAGAATTACCGCAGCCAAGGAACTCCAGGTACGTTAG
- a CDS encoding class I adenylate-forming enzyme family protein — protein MPFLNRLQRWADDRPDDTAVVVAGQRLTWAALRDAAEAAAADNTADVMVLAQHNSTRFAIDFAAAVAGNRQCAVLDPTWPRPMREEIVQRLGAAAVAVPGGPGSPLRDGDPASSFLIGLTSGTTSVPKAFTRSRQSWQESFEASMEFFGLGPEDKTLAPGPLAASLNLYALAECLYAGSEFHTLESFDVGDVHTAITYDGITRLVLVPTMLRLLSERGLTGGVDASGVRTIICAGSKLDARTLEAARRWAPNATIFEYYGASELSFVSGTGLAAGEPLDAGGTGIGRPFPGVDVRILDDTGAPLPDGTAGNISVRSGMVSNGYLWGDDGQALRCFDGWFTVGDQGYLEDGELHILGRRADMIITAGKNVYPHEVELALACVPGVASAVAAGMADDVRGQRVVAGIVPSHGGVTATQLKAGLEDILARDKRPLQYFALAELPLTDRGKVSRRIMLDWITARDSRARRLV, from the coding sequence ATGCCTTTTCTCAACAGACTCCAGCGCTGGGCTGATGACCGGCCCGACGACACCGCCGTCGTCGTGGCAGGACAGCGGCTCACGTGGGCTGCCCTCCGCGACGCCGCGGAGGCCGCTGCGGCGGACAATACAGCCGATGTGATGGTGCTCGCGCAGCACAATTCCACCCGGTTTGCGATTGACTTCGCCGCGGCCGTGGCGGGGAACCGGCAGTGCGCGGTGCTGGATCCGACGTGGCCGCGGCCCATGCGGGAGGAAATCGTCCAGCGGCTGGGCGCTGCAGCGGTCGCAGTCCCTGGCGGCCCCGGGTCACCGCTCAGGGACGGGGATCCGGCGTCGTCGTTCCTGATCGGGCTGACCTCCGGCACCACGTCCGTGCCAAAGGCCTTCACCCGTTCGCGGCAGTCCTGGCAGGAGTCCTTCGAAGCCTCGATGGAGTTCTTCGGCCTGGGCCCGGAGGACAAGACGCTGGCGCCAGGACCGCTCGCCGCGAGCCTTAACCTGTACGCCCTCGCCGAGTGCCTCTACGCAGGTTCGGAGTTCCACACCCTCGAATCCTTCGACGTCGGGGACGTCCACACTGCCATCACCTACGACGGCATCACACGGCTGGTGCTGGTCCCCACCATGCTGCGGCTTCTCAGCGAACGCGGCCTCACCGGAGGCGTCGACGCCTCGGGCGTGCGGACCATCATCTGTGCCGGCTCGAAGCTGGACGCCCGTACGCTTGAGGCGGCCCGGCGATGGGCCCCCAACGCCACCATCTTCGAATACTACGGCGCCTCGGAGCTGAGCTTCGTCTCCGGCACCGGCCTTGCCGCCGGGGAACCGCTCGACGCCGGCGGCACGGGCATCGGACGGCCGTTCCCCGGCGTCGACGTGCGGATCCTGGATGACACCGGAGCCCCGCTCCCGGACGGCACCGCCGGGAACATCAGTGTTCGCAGCGGCATGGTCAGTAACGGCTACCTGTGGGGCGACGACGGCCAGGCACTGCGGTGCTTCGACGGGTGGTTCACGGTAGGGGACCAGGGCTACCTGGAGGACGGCGAACTCCACATCCTGGGCCGCCGCGCGGACATGATCATCACCGCGGGCAAGAACGTCTATCCGCACGAAGTCGAACTGGCCCTCGCATGCGTGCCCGGTGTGGCCTCCGCAGTGGCGGCCGGCATGGCCGACGACGTCCGGGGCCAGCGCGTCGTGGCCGGAATCGTCCCGTCGCACGGCGGCGTCACGGCCACCCAGCTCAAGGCCGGGCTGGAGGACATCCTGGCCAGGGACAAGCGGCCGCTGCAGTACTTCGCCCTCGCCGAGCTCCCGCTGACGGACCGCGGGAAGGTCAGCCGGCGCATCATGCTGGACTGGATCACCGCCCGGGACTCGCGGGCCCGGCGCCTTGTCTGA
- a CDS encoding HNH endonuclease family protein — MKDKTIARPATTTLTILTALLLAGGLAGCSPAASAAPGALKPEAAAVAIAQLGTIPVKGRAPKTGYSRDQFGAAWADVDHNGCDTRNDILARDLTGETFKPGTRNCVVASGTLSDKYTGTTIKFVRGSQTSSAVQIDHIVPLSDAWQKGAQKIGAELRKQLANDPLNLMAADGPTNSAKSDKDAATWLPPSKPFRCEYVARQTAVKAKYKLWVTQAEHDAIANILKSCS, encoded by the coding sequence ATGAAGGACAAGACCATCGCACGCCCTGCCACCACGACGCTGACCATTCTCACTGCCTTGCTCCTGGCCGGAGGACTTGCCGGCTGCAGCCCGGCCGCATCGGCCGCCCCCGGAGCGCTGAAGCCGGAAGCAGCGGCCGTGGCGATTGCCCAACTCGGCACCATTCCAGTGAAGGGCCGCGCCCCCAAGACCGGGTACAGCCGCGATCAGTTCGGCGCGGCATGGGCTGACGTGGACCACAACGGATGCGATACCCGGAACGACATTCTTGCCCGCGACCTGACCGGGGAGACGTTCAAGCCCGGCACGCGGAACTGCGTGGTGGCTTCGGGCACGCTGTCAGACAAGTACACGGGGACGACCATTAAGTTCGTTCGTGGCAGCCAGACCAGTTCAGCCGTCCAGATTGATCACATCGTTCCCCTCAGCGACGCTTGGCAGAAAGGTGCCCAGAAGATCGGCGCCGAGCTGCGCAAGCAGCTCGCCAACGACCCCCTGAACCTGATGGCCGCTGACGGCCCCACCAACTCAGCCAAGTCCGACAAGGACGCAGCCACCTGGCTGCCCCCGAGCAAGCCTTTCCGGTGCGAGTACGTAGCCCGCCAGACAGCCGTCAAGGCCAAATACAAGTTATGGGTCACCCAGGCCGAACATGACGCCATCGCCAACATCCTGAAGTCCTGCTCCTGA
- a CDS encoding ABC-F family ATP-binding cassette domain-containing protein, with protein MITVQDLELRAGARLLMDQVSFRIDKGDKIGLVGRNGAGKTTLTRVLAGEGLPAAGKVTRTGEIGYLPQDPRTPDMEQLARDRILSVRGLDIAVGKLRVAHEEMASEDAAVQRKAMNRYDRLESEFLAAGGYAAEAEAAAICSNLALPDRLLNQPLKTLSGGQRRRVELARILYSDAETMLLDEPTNHLDADSISWLREFLKNHQGGLIVISHDTELLEATVNKVFLLDPNRAQIDFYNMDWKRYLTQRETDERARKRERANAEKKAQVLFDQANKMRAKATKAVAAQNMAKRAERLLGGLEAVRAHDKVAALRFPDPSPCGKTPLTADGLSKSYGSLEIFTDVDLAIDRGSKVVILGLNGAGKTTLLRMLAGVDKPDTGEVVAGHGLKVGYYAQEHETLDVDRTVLQNMRSSAPDMNDAEVRNILGSFLFSGDDVDKPAGVLSGGEKTRLALATIVASSANVLLLDEPTNNLDPASRAEILGALSNYTGAVVLVSHDEGAVEALNPERVVLLPDGIEDHWNEDYLDLITLA; from the coding sequence TTGATTACCGTCCAGGATCTTGAACTGCGCGCCGGCGCCCGGCTGCTCATGGACCAGGTGAGCTTCCGGATCGATAAGGGAGACAAGATCGGCCTCGTGGGCCGTAACGGTGCGGGAAAGACCACCCTGACCCGCGTCCTTGCGGGCGAAGGCCTTCCGGCGGCCGGCAAGGTGACCCGCACCGGCGAGATCGGGTACCTGCCGCAGGACCCCCGGACCCCGGACATGGAACAGCTCGCCCGGGACCGGATCCTCTCCGTCCGCGGCCTGGACATCGCCGTCGGCAAGCTCCGTGTGGCCCACGAAGAGATGGCCAGCGAAGACGCCGCGGTCCAGCGCAAGGCGATGAACCGCTACGACCGGCTCGAATCCGAGTTCCTGGCCGCCGGCGGCTACGCTGCCGAAGCCGAGGCCGCAGCCATCTGCTCGAACCTCGCCCTGCCGGACCGCCTGCTGAACCAGCCGCTCAAGACCCTGTCCGGCGGTCAGCGTCGCCGCGTGGAGCTCGCCCGCATCCTGTACTCGGATGCCGAGACCATGCTCCTTGACGAACCCACCAACCACCTCGACGCCGATTCCATCTCCTGGCTGCGTGAGTTCCTGAAGAACCACCAGGGCGGGCTGATCGTCATCAGCCACGACACCGAACTGCTCGAAGCGACGGTGAACAAGGTCTTCCTGCTCGATCCCAACCGCGCCCAGATCGACTTCTACAACATGGATTGGAAGCGCTACCTCACCCAGCGCGAAACCGATGAGCGCGCGCGCAAGCGTGAGCGCGCCAACGCGGAGAAGAAAGCCCAGGTCCTCTTCGACCAGGCCAACAAGATGCGGGCCAAGGCCACCAAGGCCGTCGCCGCGCAGAACATGGCCAAGCGTGCGGAACGCCTGCTGGGCGGCCTCGAAGCCGTCCGCGCGCACGACAAGGTGGCAGCCCTGCGCTTCCCGGATCCGTCGCCCTGCGGCAAGACCCCGCTCACCGCCGATGGCCTGAGCAAGTCCTACGGCTCGCTGGAAATCTTCACCGACGTGGACCTCGCCATCGACCGCGGCTCCAAGGTGGTCATCCTGGGCCTCAATGGCGCCGGCAAGACCACCCTCCTGCGCATGCTCGCCGGCGTCGACAAGCCGGACACCGGCGAGGTCGTTGCGGGCCACGGCCTGAAAGTGGGCTACTACGCCCAGGAGCACGAGACGCTCGATGTGGACCGCACCGTCCTGCAGAACATGCGATCCTCCGCCCCGGACATGAACGACGCGGAAGTACGGAACATCCTGGGCTCGTTCCTGTTCTCCGGCGACGACGTCGACAAGCCCGCAGGTGTGCTGTCCGGCGGCGAGAAGACCCGCTTGGCGCTGGCCACCATCGTGGCCTCGAGTGCGAACGTGCTGCTCCTCGACGAGCCCACCAACAACCTGGACCCCGCCAGCCGTGCTGAAATCCTCGGGGCCTTGAGCAACTACACCGGCGCCGTCGTCCTGGTGAGCCACGACGAAGGTGCTGTCGAGGCCTTGAATCCTGAGCGTGTTGTCCTGCTGCCCGACGGCATCGAGGACCACTGGAACGAAGACTACCTGGACCTGATTACGCTGGCTTAA
- a CDS encoding SURF1 family protein, translated as MYRFLFSSKWLGYLLMAAIFAAGCVFLGRWQMDRRAETLAEIQRVTSNYSATPISFTDARNDFRQLDPDREWAQVELRGSYDISGQRIVRNRPLNGQPGYEVVVPFRLVSGETVVVDRGWLPIGNNNPGRPDSIPAPPAGQVTAVVRLKHGEPALQRGAPDGQLASIDLSAYSAQLGYPLLTGAYGQLASETPPVADMPQAFPMPSVEEGTHLSYSLQWFAFGILMFVGFGYAARQQARNAVIDAEDAVIDAEDAVIDAEDAEAAGGAVGSASGANAGARRRPPAPRKRKHPTAEEEEDAILDAQGY; from the coding sequence ATGTACCGCTTTCTGTTCTCCAGCAAATGGCTGGGGTATCTCCTGATGGCCGCGATTTTTGCCGCGGGTTGTGTCTTTTTGGGCCGCTGGCAGATGGACCGGCGCGCCGAAACGCTCGCCGAGATCCAGCGCGTCACCTCCAATTATTCGGCCACGCCCATCAGCTTCACCGACGCCAGGAACGACTTCCGGCAGCTTGATCCGGACCGTGAATGGGCGCAGGTGGAGCTCCGGGGCAGCTACGACATATCGGGGCAGCGGATTGTGCGTAACCGTCCGCTCAACGGGCAGCCGGGCTACGAAGTGGTGGTGCCGTTCAGGCTCGTCTCGGGCGAAACCGTGGTGGTTGACCGCGGCTGGCTGCCGATCGGAAACAACAACCCGGGGCGCCCGGATTCCATTCCGGCCCCGCCTGCCGGGCAGGTCACCGCCGTTGTCCGGCTGAAGCACGGCGAACCCGCGCTGCAGCGCGGCGCTCCCGACGGGCAGCTCGCCTCCATCGACCTGTCGGCGTATTCCGCGCAGCTGGGCTACCCGCTCCTGACGGGAGCTTACGGGCAGCTCGCCTCCGAGACACCGCCCGTGGCGGACATGCCGCAGGCGTTCCCGATGCCGTCGGTTGAGGAGGGGACGCACCTGTCCTACTCGCTCCAGTGGTTCGCCTTCGGCATCCTGATGTTTGTGGGGTTCGGCTACGCCGCCCGCCAGCAGGCCCGGAACGCCGTCATCGACGCCGAGGACGCCGTCATCGACGCCGAGGACGCCGTCATCGACGCCGAGGACGCCGAAGCAGCGGGCGGCGCCGTCGGTTCGGCCTCCGGCGCCAATGCGGGGGCCCGCCGTCGTCCGCCGGCACCGCGGAAGCGCAAGCACCCCACGGCGGAAGAAGAGGAAGACGCGATCCTGGATGCCCAGGGCTACTGA
- a CDS encoding non-heme iron oxygenase ferredoxin subunit codes for MTEQPKGELVCNVDEIQPKQALRILIDDYPVAIVKDSMGEIHAIGDTCSHADISLSEGEVEGCAIECWGHGSQFDLRTGEPLQLPAYDPVPVFAVEIVGDEVYVDFTNVLNGAETPNFS; via the coding sequence ATGACTGAACAGCCAAAGGGCGAGCTCGTCTGCAACGTGGACGAGATCCAGCCCAAGCAGGCGCTGCGGATCCTGATCGATGACTATCCCGTCGCGATCGTCAAGGACTCCATGGGAGAGATCCACGCCATCGGCGACACCTGCTCGCACGCGGACATCTCGCTCTCGGAGGGCGAGGTCGAAGGCTGCGCCATCGAATGCTGGGGCCACGGTTCGCAGTTCGATCTGCGCACCGGCGAGCCTCTCCAGCTGCCGGCCTACGATCCCGTGCCCGTGTTCGCGGTGGAGATCGTCGGGGACGAGGTCTACGTGGACTTCACCAACGTCCTGAACGGCGCCGAAACCCCGAACTTCAGCTAG
- a CDS encoding energy-coupling factor transporter transmembrane protein EcfT gives MRGGGVLLANYVPGTSVMHRMPIWLKFLVVLACGMASFLIVDWRLAAAAVALMCALFLLSGAGPARLFRAVRPLLPVLLAVGLFQWWQLGAPTAARIVLNILLCVVAASLLTATTPLHRLLDGVVSLARPFRRFGADPERFALTIAIMLRSIPFIAGAFGDVRDSARARGLERNPRALVLPVFITTVAYARHTGDALAARGLGEPDDD, from the coding sequence GTGAGGGGCGGCGGCGTCCTGCTCGCCAACTACGTGCCAGGGACGTCGGTGATGCACCGCATGCCGATCTGGCTCAAGTTCCTGGTGGTCCTCGCCTGCGGCATGGCCTCATTCCTAATCGTGGACTGGCGCCTGGCCGCCGCAGCGGTTGCCCTGATGTGCGCGCTGTTCCTGCTCAGCGGTGCGGGGCCGGCCCGCCTCTTCCGCGCCGTCCGGCCGCTGCTGCCCGTCCTCCTGGCCGTCGGCCTGTTCCAGTGGTGGCAGCTCGGGGCGCCAACGGCGGCCCGCATTGTCCTCAACATTCTGCTCTGCGTGGTGGCGGCCTCGCTGCTGACGGCAACCACGCCGCTGCACCGGCTTCTCGACGGTGTGGTGTCCCTGGCTCGTCCGTTCCGGCGCTTCGGCGCGGACCCTGAGCGGTTTGCGCTCACCATCGCCATCATGCTGCGCAGCATCCCGTTCATCGCCGGGGCCTTCGGGGACGTCCGGGATTCAGCCCGGGCCAGGGGCCTGGAACGCAACCCCCGCGCGCTGGTCCTGCCGGTCTTCATCACCACCGTTGCCTACGCCCGCCACACCGGGGACGCGCTGGCCGCGCGCGGCCTGGGCGAGCCGGACGACGACTGA